One genomic region from Pelotomaculum isophthalicicum JI encodes:
- a CDS encoding type II toxin-antitoxin system RelE/ParE family toxin — protein MNKLKISPEARDDLAKIKSYISQELCNPQAAVNLVSNMRILFGDLPEDEEK, from the coding sequence ATGAATAAGCTAAAAATTTCGCCCGAAGCCAGAGATGATTTGGCAAAAATTAAAAGCTACATTTCTCAGGAACTTTGTAATCCGCAAGCGGCTGTAAATTTGGTCTCAAATATGCGTATACTGTTCGGCGATTTACCGGAAGATGAAGAAAAATAG